A single Pseudomonas putida DNA region contains:
- a CDS encoding cupredoxin domain-containing protein codes for MKHLFIAAALALVSLPTLAGEAKTFAFGEPAPAAKASRTVEVVLKDIAFEPTSLQVKAGETVRFVVINEGKLPHEFNLGDKAMHAEHQKEMIAMQGKMYNAAMQHEGMDHSQMGHAPAKPMDHGAHGHDAGNTVLVQPGQRAELTWTFRKSAPIEFACNVPGHYQAGMVGVLTIE; via the coding sequence ATGAAACACCTGTTCATCGCCGCCGCCCTGGCCCTGGTCAGCCTGCCCACCCTGGCAGGCGAGGCGAAAACCTTTGCATTTGGCGAGCCGGCCCCGGCTGCCAAGGCCAGCCGCACCGTCGAAGTGGTGCTCAAAGACATCGCCTTCGAGCCCACCAGCCTGCAGGTAAAGGCGGGCGAGACCGTGCGCTTCGTGGTAATCAACGAAGGCAAGCTGCCCCATGAGTTCAACCTGGGTGACAAGGCCATGCATGCCGAGCACCAGAAAGAGATGATCGCCATGCAGGGCAAGATGTACAACGCCGCCATGCAGCATGAGGGCATGGACCATTCGCAGATGGGCCATGCGCCTGCCAAACCGATGGACCACGGTGCCCATGGCCACGATGCCGGCAACACCGTGCTGGTACAGCCTGGCCAGCGCGCCGAGCTGACCTGGACCTTCCGCAAGTCGGCACCCATCGAGTTCGCCTGCAATGTTCCGGGGCACTACCAGGCCGGTATGGTCGGGGTGCTGACCATCGAGTAA